The Cetobacterium sp. 8H DNA window TTCTTTTAATTCTCTAGTCATTAACTCTTTTACTTTTTCTTTTGTGTCTGCTCCCTCGTATATTATCTGATATATTGCCTCAACTATTGGCATACTTATACCAAATTCTAATTTTTTATTATAAACAGCTTTCACTGTTGCAACTCCTTCTGCAACCATTACCATACTATCTAGAATATCTTGGATATTATCACCTTTTCCAAGTCTCTCTCCAACATATCTATTTCTACTATGCTTGCTTGCACAAGTTACAACTAGGTCCCCAATCCCCGTTAAACCTGAAAAAGTTAATTCATTTGCTCCCATAACTTTCCCAAATCTTATCATTTCAGCTATTCCTCTTGTTATTAAGGCTGCTTTTGCATTGTCTCCATATCCCAATCCATCTGCTATTCCTGCACCTATTGCTAAACAGTTTTTTACTGCTCCACCAAGTTCTACTCCAGCTATATCTTTACTAACATAAACTCTAAAGTTTTCTGTATTAAACAGCTCTTGAACCTTCTTTGCATTTTCAACTTCTCCTGCTGCAACTATTGTTGTCGGTAGTTCAAGTGCTACCTCTTCAGCATGAGTTGGACCTGAAAGTACAATTATATTTTTATGATATTTTCCTTTTATCTCATCTTTCATTACATTAGATAACGTTTCCCCAGTTGAAACCTCTAATCCTTTAGCAGTATTTATAAGAATCATTCCATCTTCTATTTGAGAAGATAATTTAGTTATAACTCCTCTTAGCACTTGAGATGGAACAGAAAATACTACGTATTTAACGTCCTTTAATAACCCATCTATTTCAGATGTCACAGTTAATCCCTCTGGAAACTTTATTCCTGGAAGCAATCTACTGTTTTCTTTTTCTGTATTTAGCTTTTCTGCAATTACATTATTATGCTCCCACATAATGACTTCATGCCCTTTTTTAGCTAAAACTAATCCTAAAGCTGTTCCCCAGCTTCCTGCTCCTATTATAACTACTTTTTCCATTTAATTTATCTCCTTACTTTAAATTAAATTTGTTTTCTTTTCCTTCCATAAGTCTCACTATATTGGCTTTATGTTTATATATTACAAATATACCTACTACAAGTGATATTATCACTAAAGGAGTTCTCGTTGCTGAATCTCTAACTGGCATAAAAAATGCAAGTATAGGTAGTAATGCTGAACATATTACTGACCCTAAAGATATATATTTTGTTACTCCAACAACTAATATGAAAACCAATACTAATACACCTATTACTTTTGGCATTAAAAAAAGAAAAACACCTAAACTTGTTGCAACTCCTTTTCCACCTTTAAATTGAAGAAAGAAAGAGAAGGTATGTCCTAAAATTGCAACCAATCCTAGTAAAATTATTTCTACTCCACCTAGTCCAAATTCATTTGCTAGGTACAGTGGAATATACCCTTTTAAAGCATCCATTACCAGAACCATTATACCATACTTTGGACCTAAAATTCTATATGCATTTGTTGCACCAGAATTTTTACTTCCATGTTCTCTAATATCTATATTTTTTGTTCCCTTACCTAACCAAACACCACAAGGTAACGAACCAAACAAATACGCTATAATAACAAAAGATAAAAACTTTATCATAACCCCCTCCTATTTTTTAGTCAATCTTCCTACAACTTCTATATGGCTTGTTTGTGGGAACATGTCCACAGGTTTAACTCTCGTTAACTCATAGCCTTCTTTTTCTAAAATTTCTATATCTCTTGCAAATGTTGATGGATTACATGATATATATACAATTTCTTTTATCCCTACTTTAGATATATTCAACAAACTCTCTTCATCTATACCTTTTCTAGGAGGATCTAATATTATAGAATCTACTTTTTTTACTTTAATTAAATTTGCTAACTCTTTGTTTACATCACCACAAATAAATTCAACATTTGATATGTTGTTTTCTTTTGCTGTTTTAATTCCATCTTTAACTGCAGACTCAATTATTTCTATTGAATAAACTTGTTTAGCTTTTTTACTAAGTATCATTCCTATAGTTCCTGTTCCTGCATAGGCATCTACTATAGTTTTATTCTCAATATTTTCAAACATACTTATAGCTAAATCATATAATCTTCTTGTTTGAAGAAGATTAATTTGGAAAAACGATGTAGGAGAAATATTAAAATGAATATCAGAAATATCTTCTTTTATAGTTTTATCACCTAAAAGAAGTACATTTTTATCTCCTATAGCTACATTAGTTTTTCTATTATTTAACGAGATATATGTTGATGTAATCTCTTTAAATTTATTCTTTAAATCTGCTAAAATATTTTTTAATTCTTCATTCACTTTAGTATCATTAACTATTAAAACAACCATAGCTTCCCCAAAAGAGTTTGTTCTAACCATTACATGTCTCAATAATCCTTTATGACTTTTCTCATCGTATACACTTATCTTATTTTTATTCAATAACTCTTTTAGCTCACTTATAAGTTTGTTTCCTAAAACAGAATTTAACATATTGTCTTCTACTTGGAATACGTCATGACTTTTTCTTTTAAAGAATCCAGTTATAATTTCTTTTCCATTTAGTGAAAATGGCTCTATTACCTTATTTCTATAGTTTTTTTCAACTGGCGATTCTAAGGTATCTTCTATTAAAACTTTTGAATTTTTTCCAATTCTTCTAACTACATCCTCTACCATCTCTTTTTTGTATTTCAATTGAGATTCATAGTTCAACATTCCAAAGTCACAGCCTTGGAAATCTTCAAATGTTACATAAGATAAGTCTTTTATTCTTTCTGGTCCTGAAATTAAGATCTCTTTTATTAAGGCTCTACCATATGATTTTTTCAATGATATTACTTCTACTTTTAAAACATCTCCTGGAACAGACATAGGAACGAACATTGCAAATTCATTATTATAATACCCTAAACCTTCTCCACCATAAACTATTTTTTCTATTTTAACCTCGATAACTTGTCCTTTTTGTAATTTCATATTACTCTCCTATACTTTTAAAAAGAGTTTTCATCTATTTTAAAGAAATTAATCTTTTCTGATATAATCATATTTTTATTTTTATTCATCTCTTTTTCTATTTTTCTCAAATCCATAAGCAAATCATACTCATAAATTCTTTTACTCTTTTCTTTTTCCAACTCTTTTAATTCTCTTTCTAATTTTAGATTATTTTTTTCTAAATAAGAAATCTCTCTTATGAGGTAACCGTAAAATGACCAGACTAAAATTATTCCAACTACTCCCGATAAAATATTTTTCCTGTTCATAGGCCCCCCTCTTATAACTTTTCTATAACTCTTAATTTCGCCGAATGAGCTCTATTATTAAATTCTAGCTCTTGCTTTGAAGATGTTATTGGTTTTCTGTTTACCAATTTACCTTTTGGTAATTCATTACATACACATATAGGTAATTCTTTTGGACATTTACATCCTGTGCATAGATCTCTAAACATATTTTTAACTATTCTATCCTCTAATGAATGGAATGTTATTATAGCTAAACGTCCACCCTTTTCTAATGAGTTAAAAGATTTAGTTATCGCATTTTTCAAAACATCTAATTCTCTATTTACTTCTATTCTTATAGCTTGAAACACCTTTTTTGCTGGGTGCTTTTCACTTCTAGGAGGATATGCCTTTCTGATTACATCAACTAGCTCTCCTGTAGTTTCAATAGGTTTTTCCTCTCTTCTCTGGCAAATCAATCTTGCTACTTTTCTTGAGAATCTGTCTTCTCCATATTCAAAGAAAATTCTAACTAATTCTCCCTCTTCATAATTATTAACTACTTCATATGCTGATAATTCTGAACTTCTATTCATTCTCATATCTAATTTAGTGTCATATCTATATGAAAAACCTCTTTCAGGGTCATCTAATTGAGTTGAAGATACTCCTATATCCATTAAAATACCTGTTACTTTATCAGCTCCTGCCATATAAAGAACAGTATCTATATTTTCGAAATTATTTTTAAATACAGACCATTTTGATCCATACTTTCCTAATCTATTTTTAGCAAACTCTATAGCTTGTTCATCTTGATCTATTGATATTAGTCTTCCATTATCTCCTATCTCTCTTAGGATTCCTTCTGAATGACCTCCACCTCCTAATGTACAATCTACATAAATTCCATTTTTATCTGTTATTAAATTCTCCAAAGTTTCATAATATAAAACCGGGATATGATATTCACTCTCTAATTCGTGCATTTTGTTCCTCCTACAAAAAATAGAGAAGCCACTGGCTTCTCTATTCTATTATAATAAATAAAAAATAATATATCTTACAATTTTTAAAGCAAAATAAGCCAGTAATGGTGACAAATCTATTCTCGTATTTCCCATAGGTATTAAAGTTCTAAACGGTTTTAGAATTGGTTCTGTCACACTATAGACAAAATTTGTAAAATCATTTCTTGAATATGGTGCTAACCAAGATATTACTATCCTTATCAATATCAATATATTTATAATTTCAAATGTTAAATTTACAACTCTATAAAATAACCCCATTGTACGCTCCTTAATCTTCCCCTAGGAAATAATGTTTTGCTTTCACTGAATACTCCCAACCAGACCAAATAGTTAAAATTACTGGTATTAATGTCATATAAAAATAGATCTTTTTATACAATACTGCTTGCTCAGGAGTTTTTCCTAATCCTAAAAACAGCATTATTATAATAACTATCATCTGTGTTGTTGTTTTATATTTTCCTAAAACTCCTGCAGGAATAACTTCTCCTTTAGCTGCAGCTATTGTTCTGATACCACTTATTAAGAACTCTCTTGCAATAACAACTATTGACATCCATGAAGGAATATAATCTAATTTAACAAAAATTACCAATGCCGATATTACAAGTATCTTATCTGCCAATGGATCCATTATTTTTCCCAAATCTGTTATCAAGTTATACTTTCTTGCTATATAACCATCTAACCAATCTGTTAATGATGCAAAAATAAATATTCCAAAGGCAATTAATCTATATAGATTACTGCTTGTTGCAGTGGCTGATTCCTGTAAAAAATATATAAAAGGTATTGCTAATATTAATCTAGTTGCTGTAAGTTTATTTGGCAAATTCAAGATTGTCTCCTCCTTATTTTTACACTATTTAGCTTCGTTTTCTACAATTGCTCCTATATAGTCATATTCAAAGTTTTGTTCTATTTTTACTTTTACTATTTCACCTTGTTTAGCTGTTCCATCATTTGTTAAAACTTTTCCATCTATGTCTAGAGCTTGTCCTCTTGTTCTTCCTTCTAACATAAACTCACTCTCAGAAGAGATTCCATCAATCATAACTTCAACAACTCTTCCTATCATGGCTTTATTTTTAACTTCAGCTATACTAGCTTGTAAATTAGTTAATTCTGCCCATCTTTTTTCTTTTATTTCCTCAGGAACTTGGTTTTCTAAGTCATGAGCTACTGTTCCTTCTTCTCTTGAATATTTAAACACACCAACATAGTCAAATTTAAACTCTTCTACGAACTCTTTTAACTCTTCAAAATTTTCTTCAGTTTCTCCTGGGAATCCAACAATTACTGTTGTTCTGATTGATGCTTCTGGAATTTCTGTTCTAATTTTATCTAAAATTGATTTTATGTGGTCTCCTGATTTTGCTCTTGCCATATTTTGTAAAATATTTCCTGAAATATGCTGAATTGGAATATCAAAGTATTTACATACTTTTGGCTCATTTTTTATAACTTCAACTAATTCATCTGTCAATGAGTTAGGGAACATATAGTATGCTCTTATCCACTCTATCCCTTCAACTTTTACTAATGCTTTTAATAAATCTGGTAAAGCTTTTTTATTATAAAGATCTATTCCATACTCTGTTGTTTCTTGAGCCAATAGATTTATTTCTCTAACTCCATTTGCAGCTAAAGCTTTAGCTTCTTCAACGATATCCTCTATCGTTCTACTTCTCAAATTTCCTCTAAGTTGTGGTATTATACAGTAAGTACATCTTCTGTTACACCCTTCAGCTATTTTTAAATAAGCTGTATGTGGATTAGTTGTTAGTATTCTTTCTGTTCCTGCATTAGCTAAAAATTCAAAACTTTCACATTTTACAGTTTTTTGATCTTCTAAAATAGTATCAACAACTTCTTCTATTTTATGGATTTCTCCCGTTCCTATAACTGCATCTATCTCTGGAATTTCAGATATTAGTTCTTCTGCGTATCTTTGAGCTAAACATCCTGCTACTATTATTTTCTTTACATTTCCTGTATTTTTCTTTTCAGCAACTTCTAATATAGCTTGAATAGACTCTTCTTTTGCATCTCCTATAAATCCACATGTATTTATAAGAACCACATCTGCTTCTTCAAGATTATTGGTAATTTCAAATCCTCTTCTTGCTACCATCAATCCTATTAAATGCTCACTATCAACTAAATTTTTACTGCATCCTAAACTTATTAAACCTAATTTCATTTTTACCGTCCTTTTTCTATGTTACCAATGGAAAATAACACAGAGGTTGAAGTCCTCTGTGTTATCCCCCTTAATTAAAATTATTCAGCTGCCATTTCCTGTAATAATTTTTTTCTACTTAAACTAATTTTTCCATTTTCTGTTGAAATAACTTTTACTTCAAAAGTATCTCCAACTTTTAATACATCCTCTACATTTGCTACTCTCTCTAATGAGATTTCAGAAACATGTAAAAGACCCTCTTTTCCTGGTAAAATTTCCATAAATGCTCCAAACTTAGCTATGTTTACAACTCTTCCTGTGTAAACTTCACCAACTTCAACATCTTTAACATATCCATTTACTAATTGGATAGTTTTTTCAAGTATATCTAATCCTTGACAGAATATAGCTACTTTACCATCATCTTCAATATCTATAGTTGCTCCTGTTGCTTCAATAATTCCCTTGATATTTTTTCCACCTGGTCCAATTAAAGCTGCAATCTTATCTTTTGGTATTGTCATTTGATGAATTCTTGGAACTGTTGGTCCTAATTCATTTGTTTGTGATATTGCTCCATTCATTACATCTAATATTTGAAGTCTAGCAACTAATGCTTGTTTAAGAGCTATTCTCATAACATTTTCATCAATTCCAGCTATCTTCATATCCATTTGTAACGCTGTAATTCCAGCTTTAGTTCCAGCTACTTTAAAGTCCATATCTCCTAAATGATCTTCTAGACCCATTATATCTGTTAATACAACAAAGTCGTCTCCCTCTTTTATAAGTCCCATTGCGATTCCTGCAACGTGCTCTTTAATAGGTACTCCTGCATGCATTAATGCTAATGATCCACCACATACAGATGCTTGAGATGATGATCCGTTAGACTCTGTTATTTCAGATACAAGTCTTACTGTGTAAGGGAAATCATCTGTTGAAGGCATTACATAGCTAAGAGCTCTTTCTGCTAGTGATCCATGTCCTAACTCTCTTCTTCCTGGAGCTCCCATTCTTCCGCACTCTCCTACTGAATATGGAGGGAAGTTATAATGTAAATAGAATTTTTTGAAGTATTCTTCATCTAATCCATCTATTAATTGCTCATCTTCTTTAGTTCCTAAAGTAGCAACTACTAAAGCTTGAGTTTCTCCTCTTGTAAATAGTGCTGATCCATGAACAATTGGTAATACATTTACTTCAGCATTTAATTGTCTGATCTCTGTAGTTGCTCTTCCGTCAACTCTATGCTTATTATATAAAATAGCATCTCTTACTAATTGCTTCATTAAATCATGATAATATTTTGCAAATTCAGCTACAACATCTGCAGGCACCTCATCTTCACCGAAGTTTTCATTTACAAAAGCTTCAAATAAAGTCTCTTCTAAAGTATCTATTGCTTCTTGTCTAGCATGCTTTCCTGTTGTTAAAACAGCTTCTTTTAACTTTTCTTTTCCTCTTTCGTCGATAAAGTTTTTAACTAAAGGCATAACCTCTGGTGCATCAAACTCTATTTTCTCTTTTCCAACTAACTCTTGGAATTCTTTTTGGAATTGACATAATTTTTTTATGTTATCATGAGCAAACATAATTGCTTTTAACATTGTTTCCTCGTCTATTTCTCTTGATCCAGCTTCAACCATGTTTATAGCATCCATAGTTCCTGCAACTGTTAAATCTAAATCACTCACATCTAATTGCTCAGGTGTTGGATTTAAAATAAATTCTCCATCTATTAATCCTACAACTACTCCTGCTACTGGTCCCATAAATGGAATATCAGATATTGTTAAAGCAGCCGATGAACCTACAATACCCATAAAATCTGGAGTACATACTCCATCATATGAAAGAGTTGTATTTACAACTTGAACATCATACTTAAATCCTTCTGGGAACATTGGTCTAATAGGTCTATCTATTAATCTCGCTATTAATGTAGCGTTTGTAGATGGTCTAGATTCTCTTTTATTAAACCCTCCTGGGAATTTCCCCGCTGCATAATATTTTTCTACATAATCAACTGTTAATGGGAAAAAATCAATTCCTGCTCTAGGAGCCTTACTTCTATTTACTGTGCTTAGTAAAATTGTGTCTCCGTACTGAATCATAACCGCACCATTTGATTGTCTAGCTATTTTTCCAGTTTTTAGAGTTAATTGTCTTCCACCAATTTCTAAGCTTAAACTTACTTCATTGAACATTTAACATCCTCCTTTTAAATTCATAGAGGATAAATATAGCAAATAATAAGGAACTAAAACTAAAAATTATTTAGCCTTAATCTCTTACTACTTACCTTATATTTATCCTCTTTATTTTCATATTAAAGTATATCATTTTTAGTACTAAAAATCAAAATATATTTACTCTGCATTAATATTATGAATTATCCCTAAAGCTATACCCATAGTCACCATTGCACTTCCTCCATAACTAAAAAATGGCATTGGTAAACCAAAAACTGGCAACAGTCCTACAGCTACAAAAATATTTATAATTACTTGCGTTATTATCTGTGCACCCATCCCTATAGCTAAATATTTTCCAAAATAGTTTTTGCTTTCTCTTCCTGTTATAATTATCAAATGATATAGTGTAAAAAATAATCCCATAACAAAAAACATTCCCAAAATACCAAACTCTTCTCCAAAAGTTGCCATAATAAAATCAGTATGAATTTCTGGTAAATAACTATACTTTTGAACTCCATTAGCATAACCTTTTCCAAAAAAACCACCACTACCAAAAGCATATACAGATTGCTTAACTTGGTACCCAAACTCATCTGAATAATTTCCAAAAAATAGTCCATCAATATAACTTTTTATTCTCATTATTTTATAAGATGCACCTTCTATAGATGCATATTTATATATATAAGCCATAGCTATTCCACCTATAGCTATTCCTGAAGAAATTGATCCTATAATCCATTTAGTTTTAAACTTAGTCATAAATATCATAAATAGCCAAATCGCTAAATAGTGAATTGCTGTTCCCATATCTTTTTGAGCTAAAATTAAAATTCCATAAACAAATAGATAGATCGAGGCGTTTATTAGTATTGCTCCCTCTTTAAAATCTCTATCTTCAGCTTTTGCTAAACAATTTGCTAAATTTATAACAAATGCACATTTTAATATTTCTGCTGGTTGTATAGAAATACTTCCAAGTGAAATCCATCCATATGCTCCATTTATTTTAGGAATAAATGGTAACCCCATTTTTCCTCCTATATACATTCCTAATAATATAAAAATACTCATAAGAAATATTCCTATATTAACTCTTCTATTGCTTAATATTTTATAATTTAATGGCGGCTTTTTTATTTTTCCTAAATTTCCTATAAGAACGTATAAAAAAAAGAAGGCTAATATATATACAAAGTGTTTTTTTATATTTTCTGGTTTCATATAAAAAGCTGCACTGACCATATTTATAGAACTTAAAACCATTAAAATCACTGTTATAAACAATATTGACATTCTTCTTTGCCTAAATCTTAAAGACTTTTGATTTATTTTTTTTTGTTGTTTTTCCAGATTTTCTTGAAAATATTTTCCTGTTGTATTTTCTATCTTCATAATCAATCACCCCATTGAATAAACTTTACAAAAAATAAAAAAATGGCGCTTCTTGCTGGACTCGAACCAGCGACAACACGATTAACAGTCGTGCGCTCTACCAACTGAGCTAAAGAAGCACTTTTTTAAGATTGGCAACTTCCTATCCTCCCAGAGGGCTGCCCCCCAAGTACTTTCAGCGTTTATGGGCTTAACTTCCAGGTTCGAAATGTTACTGGGTGTACCTCCATAGCTATCGTTGCCAATCAATATTTTTTTGTGTTTCTTGAACACTTGAAACTATATAGTAGTATATTAAGGTTAAAACTTCGATATATTAGTATTGGTCAGCTAAAAGTATCACTACTCTTACACCCCCAACCTATCAACCTCCTAGTCTCGAAGGTATCTTAAAGAGTACTTATCTTGAAGTCAGTTTCCCGCTTAGATGCTTTCAGCGGTTATCTGTTCCAAACGTGACTACCCAGCTATGCCACTGGCGTGACAACTGGTACATCAGAGGTTTGTCCATCCCGGTCCTCTCGTACTAAGGACAGATCTTCTCAATACTCTAACGCCTACAGTGGATAGGGACCGAACTGTCTCACGACGTTCTGAACCCAGCTCACGTACCGCTTTAATGGGCGAACAGCCCAACCCTTGGGACCTTCTCCAGCCCCAGGATGCGATGAGCCGACATCGAGGTGCCAAACTCTACCGTCGATATGGACTCTCGGGTAGAATCAGCCTGTTATCCCCAGGGTAGCTTTTATCCGTTGAGCGACGACCCTTCCATTCGGAATCGCCGGATCACTATGTCCTGCTTTCGCACCTGCT harbors:
- a CDS encoding NAD(P)H-dependent glycerol-3-phosphate dehydrogenase — translated: MEKVVIIGAGSWGTALGLVLAKKGHEVIMWEHNNVIAEKLNTEKENSRLLPGIKFPEGLTVTSEIDGLLKDVKYVVFSVPSQVLRGVITKLSSQIEDGMILINTAKGLEVSTGETLSNVMKDEIKGKYHKNIIVLSGPTHAEEVALELPTTIVAAGEVENAKKVQELFNTENFRVYVSKDIAGVELGGAVKNCLAIGAGIADGLGYGDNAKAALITRGIAEMIRFGKVMGANELTFSGLTGIGDLVVTCASKHSRNRYVGERLGKGDNIQDILDSMVMVAEGVATVKAVYNKKLEFGISMPIVEAIYQIIYEGADTKEKVKELMTRELKEEFY
- the plsY gene encoding glycerol-3-phosphate 1-O-acyltransferase PlsY; the protein is MKFLSFVIIAYLFGSLPCGVWLGKGTKNIDIREHGSKNSGATNAYRILGPKYGIMVLVMDALKGYIPLYLANEFGLGGVEIILLGLVAILGHTFSFFLQFKGGKGVATSLGVFLFLMPKVIGVLVLVFILVVGVTKYISLGSVICSALLPILAFFMPVRDSATRTPLVIISLVVGIFVIYKHKANIVRLMEGKENKFNLK
- the rlmD gene encoding 23S rRNA (uracil(1939)-C(5))-methyltransferase RlmD, coding for MKLQKGQVIEVKIEKIVYGGEGLGYYNNEFAMFVPMSVPGDVLKVEVISLKKSYGRALIKEILISGPERIKDLSYVTFEDFQGCDFGMLNYESQLKYKKEMVEDVVRRIGKNSKVLIEDTLESPVEKNYRNKVIEPFSLNGKEIITGFFKRKSHDVFQVEDNMLNSVLGNKLISELKELLNKNKISVYDEKSHKGLLRHVMVRTNSFGEAMVVLIVNDTKVNEELKNILADLKNKFKEITSTYISLNNRKTNVAIGDKNVLLLGDKTIKEDISDIHFNISPTSFFQINLLQTRRLYDLAISMFENIENKTIVDAYAGTGTIGMILSKKAKQVYSIEIIESAVKDGIKTAKENNISNVEFICGDVNKELANLIKVKKVDSIILDPPRKGIDEESLLNISKVGIKEIVYISCNPSTFARDIEILEKEGYELTRVKPVDMFPQTSHIEVVGRLTKK
- the rsmH gene encoding 16S rRNA (cytosine(1402)-N(4))-methyltransferase RsmH yields the protein MHELESEYHIPVLYYETLENLITDKNGIYVDCTLGGGGHSEGILREIGDNGRLISIDQDEQAIEFAKNRLGKYGSKWSVFKNNFENIDTVLYMAGADKVTGILMDIGVSSTQLDDPERGFSYRYDTKLDMRMNRSSELSAYEVVNNYEEGELVRIFFEYGEDRFSRKVARLICQRREEKPIETTGELVDVIRKAYPPRSEKHPAKKVFQAIRIEVNRELDVLKNAITKSFNSLEKGGRLAIITFHSLEDRIVKNMFRDLCTGCKCPKELPICVCNELPKGKLVNRKPITSSKQELEFNNRAHSAKLRVIEKL
- a CDS encoding YggT family protein, which produces MGLFYRVVNLTFEIINILILIRIVISWLAPYSRNDFTNFVYSVTEPILKPFRTLIPMGNTRIDLSPLLAYFALKIVRYIIFYLL
- the pgsA gene encoding CDP-diacylglycerol--glycerol-3-phosphate 3-phosphatidyltransferase, giving the protein MNLPNKLTATRLILAIPFIYFLQESATATSSNLYRLIAFGIFIFASLTDWLDGYIARKYNLITDLGKIMDPLADKILVISALVIFVKLDYIPSWMSIVVIAREFLISGIRTIAAAKGEVIPAGVLGKYKTTTQMIVIIIMLFLGLGKTPEQAVLYKKIYFYMTLIPVILTIWSGWEYSVKAKHYFLGED
- the rimO gene encoding 30S ribosomal protein S12 methylthiotransferase RimO — encoded protein: MKLGLISLGCSKNLVDSEHLIGLMVARRGFEITNNLEEADVVLINTCGFIGDAKEESIQAILEVAEKKNTGNVKKIIVAGCLAQRYAEELISEIPEIDAVIGTGEIHKIEEVVDTILEDQKTVKCESFEFLANAGTERILTTNPHTAYLKIAEGCNRRCTYCIIPQLRGNLRSRTIEDIVEEAKALAANGVREINLLAQETTEYGIDLYNKKALPDLLKALVKVEGIEWIRAYYMFPNSLTDELVEVIKNEPKVCKYFDIPIQHISGNILQNMARAKSGDHIKSILDKIRTEIPEASIRTTVIVGFPGETEENFEELKEFVEEFKFDYVGVFKYSREEGTVAHDLENQVPEEIKEKRWAELTNLQASIAEVKNKAMIGRVVEVMIDGISSESEFMLEGRTRGQALDIDGKVLTNDGTAKQGEIVKVKIEQNFEYDYIGAIVENEAK
- the pnp gene encoding polyribonucleotide nucleotidyltransferase, yielding MFNEVSLSLEIGGRQLTLKTGKIARQSNGAVMIQYGDTILLSTVNRSKAPRAGIDFFPLTVDYVEKYYAAGKFPGGFNKRESRPSTNATLIARLIDRPIRPMFPEGFKYDVQVVNTTLSYDGVCTPDFMGIVGSSAALTISDIPFMGPVAGVVVGLIDGEFILNPTPEQLDVSDLDLTVAGTMDAINMVEAGSREIDEETMLKAIMFAHDNIKKLCQFQKEFQELVGKEKIEFDAPEVMPLVKNFIDERGKEKLKEAVLTTGKHARQEAIDTLEETLFEAFVNENFGEDEVPADVVAEFAKYYHDLMKQLVRDAILYNKHRVDGRATTEIRQLNAEVNVLPIVHGSALFTRGETQALVVATLGTKEDEQLIDGLDEEYFKKFYLHYNFPPYSVGECGRMGAPGRRELGHGSLAERALSYVMPSTDDFPYTVRLVSEITESNGSSSQASVCGGSLALMHAGVPIKEHVAGIAMGLIKEGDDFVVLTDIMGLEDHLGDMDFKVAGTKAGITALQMDMKIAGIDENVMRIALKQALVARLQILDVMNGAISQTNELGPTVPRIHQMTIPKDKIAALIGPGGKNIKGIIEATGATIDIEDDGKVAIFCQGLDILEKTIQLVNGYVKDVEVGEVYTGRVVNIAKFGAFMEILPGKEGLLHVSEISLERVANVEDVLKVGDTFEVKVISTENGKISLSRKKLLQEMAAE
- a CDS encoding FtsW/RodA/SpoVE family cell cycle protein is translated as MKIENTTGKYFQENLEKQQKKINQKSLRFRQRRMSILFITVILMVLSSINMVSAAFYMKPENIKKHFVYILAFFFLYVLIGNLGKIKKPPLNYKILSNRRVNIGIFLMSIFILLGMYIGGKMGLPFIPKINGAYGWISLGSISIQPAEILKCAFVINLANCLAKAEDRDFKEGAILINASIYLFVYGILILAQKDMGTAIHYLAIWLFMIFMTKFKTKWIIGSISSGIAIGGIAMAYIYKYASIEGASYKIMRIKSYIDGLFFGNYSDEFGYQVKQSVYAFGSGGFFGKGYANGVQKYSYLPEIHTDFIMATFGEEFGILGMFFVMGLFFTLYHLIIITGRESKNYFGKYLAIGMGAQIITQVIINIFVAVGLLPVFGLPMPFFSYGGSAMVTMGIALGIIHNINAE